The Camelina sativa cultivar DH55 unplaced genomic scaffold, Cs unpScaffold07695, whole genome shotgun sequence genomic interval TGGTTCCTCTTCATCATAgacatgttgttgttgttgccacGTTGGTCTTTTCCTGGAGCGGGTAAGGGGAGAGCACCACTAGAGAAGTCAGGGGTATCATCATCCATGTCTCCGACTTTGTATTGTTCCTTGCATCCTGGACAAAGACCTGTCTCTTTCTGGGCTTCCATGAAGCAATCCCTACAGATCTTGAACCTAACAATTAATCACCATGTTAGTCTTGTGCAACAAGTAAGGATACCATCAATATAGAATGCataagttattttattaattaagataGACGACGATACCGG includes:
- the LOC104774997 gene encoding cellulose synthase-like protein D4; protein product: MPCECRFKICRDCFMEAQKETGLCPGCKEQYKVGDMDDDTPDFSSGALPLPAPGKDQRGNNNNMSMMKRNQNGEYDHNRWLFETQGTYGYGNAYWPQDE